One genomic window of Camelina sativa cultivar DH55 chromosome 5, Cs, whole genome shotgun sequence includes the following:
- the LOC104787480 gene encoding cationic amino acid transporter 2, vacuolar produces MGFLVDTQKEGGGHSWGYVRSLVRRKQVDSANGQQSQGPHQLAKALTVPHLVAIGVGATIGAGVYILVGTVAREYSGPSLALSFLIAGIAAGLSAFCYAELSSRCPSAGSAYHYSYICVGEGAAWIIGWALILEYTIGGAAIARGISPNLALIFGGEDGLPAILARHQIPGLDVVVDPCAAVLVFIVTGLLCMGIKESTFAQGIVTAINVCVLLFVIVAGSYLGFKTGWAGYELPTGFFPFGVDGMFAGSATVFFAFIGFDSVASTAEEVKNPQRDLPIGIGLALLLCCSLYMMVSIVIVGLIPYYAMDPDTPISSAFASHDMQWAVYLITLGAVMALCSGLMGALLPQPRILMAMARDGLLPSIFSDVNRHTQVPVKATVATGLCAATLSFFMDVSQLAGMVSVGTLLAFTMVAVSVLILRYVPPDELPIPSSLQERIDSVSFVCGETKSSGHAGTSNSSQQPLIVKSDASVDFPVIKNQEALGCWVSEENRRMVAGWSIMFTCIGAFLLSYAASSVTFPGLLRYSLCGIGGSLLLAGLIALSSIDQDDARHTFGHSGGYMCPFIPLLPIICILINMYLLVKLGSATWARVSVWLLIGVIVYVLYGRKHSSLANAVYVTTAHAEEIYREHEGSLA; encoded by the exons atGGGTTTTTTGGTGGATACGCAAAAGGAAGGAGGTGGGCATTCATGGGGTTACGTTAGGAGTTTGGTGAGAAGGAAACAAGTCGACTCTGCCAATGGTCAACAATCTCAGGGTCCTCATCAACTCGCTAAAGCCCTCACTGTTCCTCACCTTGTTGCTATTG GTGTTGGAGCAACAATAGGAGCTGGAGTTTATATACTTGTAGGAACAGTAGCGAGAGAGTATTCAGGACCATCTCTAGCTTTGTCTTTTCTTATTGCTGGGATTGCTGCTGGTCTTTCTGCCTTTTGTTATGCTGAACTCTCTAGTCGTTGTCCTTCAGCTGGGAGTGCCTATCACTATTCCTACATTTGTGTTGGTGAAGG TGCTGCGTGGATAATCGGTTGGGCGTTAATTCTGGAATACACGATTGGTGGGGCAGCTATTGCCCGCGGCATATCTCCAAATCTG GCACTGATTTTTGGTGGTGAAGATGGTTTGCCTGCAATTTTAGCGCGTCACCAGATACCAGgccttgatgttgttgttgatccatGCGCTGCTGTACTTGTGTTCATTGTTACTGGCCTTTTGTGTATGGGAATAAAAGAG AGCACATTTGCTCAAGGAATTGTAACTGCAATCAATGTGTGTGTCTTGTTATTTGTCATAGTAGCTGGCAGTTATCTGGGCTTCAAGACAGGTTGGGCTGGTTATGAACTTCCGACAGG GTTCTTTCCATTCGGAGTGGATGGAATGTTTGCTGGTTCTGCTACAGTCTTTTTTGCATTTATTGGGTTTGATTCGGTTGCAAGTACTGCAGAGGAG GTGAAAAATCCCCAACGGGATTTACCAATTGGTATTGGTCTTGCTCTCTTGCTCTGCTGTTCTCTCTACATGATGGTCTCCATTGTAATTGTTGGTTTAATTCCTTACTATGCCATGGATCCTGACACTCCGATATCCTCTGCATTCGCTAGTCATGACATGCAATGGGCTGT ATACTTAATAACTTTAGGAGCTGTCATGGCTCTCTGCTCAGGTTTAATGGGTGCCCTTCTACCTCAG CCACGAATTCTGATGGCAATGGCTAGGGATGGTCTGCTGCCTTCTATTTTTTCAGACGTTAATAGACACACACAGGTTCCGGTTAAAGCAACCGTGGCAACTGGGTTGTGTGCTGCAACCTTATCGTTCTTTATGGATGTGTCGCAGCTTGCAGGGATG GTGAGTGTTGGGACGCTTCTGGCATTTACAATGGTGGCGGTATCAGTGTTGATACTCAGATATGTTCCTCCAGATGAGCTACCTATTCCGTCATCTCTTCAAGAGAGGATTGATTCTGTTTCCTTCGTATGTGGTGAAACAAAGTCATCCGGTCATGCAGGCACTTCCAATAGCAGCCAACAACCTCTAATTGTCAAAAGTGATGCGTCGGTCGATTTCCCGGttatcaagaatcaagaagctCTAGGGTGTT GGGTCAGCGAAGAAAACAGAAGGATGGTCGCTGGATGGAGCATTATGTTCACCTGTATTGGGGCCTTCCTTTTAAGTTATGCGGCATCAAGCGTGACCTTCCCAGG GCTTCTTAGATATTCGTTGTGTGGTATTGGTGGAAGTCTCCTCCTTGCTGGTTTGATTGCTCTGAGTTCTATAGATCAGGATGATGCCAGGCACACTTTTGGACATTCTGGAG GTTACATGTGCCCATTTATTCCCCTCCTGCCGATCATATGCATTCTCATCAACATGTACCTTTTGGTTAAACTTGG ATCTGCGACATGGGCTCGTGTATCGGTGTGGCTGCTGATTGGAGTGATTGTGTATGTTCTCTATGGCCGAAAACACAGCTCGCTCGCCAATGCAGTTTACGTAACAACAGCTCATGCGGAGGAGATATATCGCGAACATGAAGGTTCTTTGGCATAG
- the LOC104787479 gene encoding zinc finger CCCH domain-containing protein 62-like — translation MDYEAPRRYSQSRNFGGVKRQPQAFAADIVSRRHYYAPYDNTMKKQGPNKLSRNLVWTSKEYKVPEEGNRPSKNDQADNGSTKTKPPVLGRGCSVSSNQPRKNAVYGPRNSNLTTRPPVLGRGCSVSVSSNQPRKIATSDTKKSVCCKFWIAGNCRRGEQCQFLHSWSCRFPGLAMVASLEGHKKDIKGIALPQGSDKLFSVSSDDTLRIWDCHTGQCVHTINLQAEAAAGSLISEGSWVFLGLRNAVKAFNVQTSKDLHLDGVVAGQVHAMTVANGMLFAGTSSGTISVWKANTDSDVSDPFKYLTSLEGHHSGEVTCFVVGGQLLYSGSVDKTIKVWGLNTLQCVTTLKQHTNTVTSLLCWDKCLISSSLDGTIKFWAFSEDGTLEVTHTRRQEQSFHALCGVHDAEAKPIIFCSYQNGTVGIYDLPSFEERGNMFSTHTISTLTIGPGGLLFSGDKTGNLRVWSLAAGTKV, via the coding sequence ATGGATTACGAGGCGCCTAGGAGATACTCACAGTCAAGGAATTTTGGAGGAGTCAAGAGACAGCCGCAAGCTTTCGCAGCAGATATAGTTTCGAGAAGACATTATTATGCCCCTTATGACAATACAATGAAGAAGCAAGGTCCAAATAAGTTGTCAAGGAATCTGGTTTGGACGTCAAAAGAGTACAAAGTGCCAGAGGAGGGAAACAGGCCAAGTAAGAATGATCAAGCCGATAATGggtcaacaaaaacaaaaccaccaGTTTTAGGCAGAGGATGTTCTGTGTCGTCGAACCAGCCGAGAAAAAACGCTGTGTATGGACCAAGAAATTCAAATCTTACAACAAGACCACCAGTTTTAGGCAGAGGATGTTCTGTTTCTGTGTCGTCGAACCAGCCGAGAAAAATTGCTACTTCAGACACCAAAAAGAGTGTATGTTGTAAGTTTTGGATAGCTGGAAACTGCAGGAGGGGAGAGCAGTGCCAGTTCTTACACTCTTGGTCTTGTCGTTTCCCTGGATTGGCCATGGTAGCCTCGCTTGAAGGACACAAGAAAGATATAAAGGGGATCGCCCTCCCTCAGGGTTCAGATAAACTCTTTTCAGTCAGTAGCGATGATACATTGCGGATTTGGGACTGCCATACTGGTCAGTGTGTACATACCATCAACCTCCAGGCTGAGGCTGCGGCAGGTTCCCTAATCAGTGAAGGCTCATGGGTTTTCCTCGGCTTGCGTAACGCTGTAAAGGCTTTTAATGTTCAAACCAGTAAAGATTTGCATCTTGACGGGGTGGTTGCAGGTCAGGTTCATGCAATGACTGTTGCTAATGGAATGCTTTTTGCTGGAACAAGTTCTGGCACTATATCAGTCTGGAAAGCTAATACTGACTCTGATGTGTCTGATCCTTTCAAGTACCTCACATCTCTCGAGGGACATCATAGTGGTGAAGtcacttgttttgttgttggaggTCAACTACTATACTCTGGTTCTGTCGATAAAACAATAAAGGTGTGGGGTCTCAACACCCTCCAATGTGTAACGACACTGAAGCAACATACCAACACTGTCACGTCACTCTTATGCTGGGACAAGTGTCTGATCTCGTCTTCCTTGGATGGGACCATAAAATTTTGGGCTTTTTCTGAGGATGGAACCTTGGAAGTTACTCATACACGCAGACAAGAACAGAGTTTTCATGCTCTTTGTGGGGTGCACGATGCAGAGGCCAAACCCATCATATTCTGCTCTTACCAAAATGGAACTGTTGGCATTTACGACCTACCATCTTTTGAAGAAAGAGGAAATATGTTCTCTACGCACACCATCAGCACACTCACGATTGGTCCTGGAGGATTGCTATTTAGTGGTGACAAGACTGGGAACTTGCGTGTATGGAGCTTAGCTGCTGGCACCAAAGTTTAG